The Desulfovulcanus ferrireducens genome includes a window with the following:
- a CDS encoding DVU0524 family FlgM-associated protein has protein sequence MTINPFLVKSVIRVYDRQLTNGRRIARLKKYLQQSGGGDSVTISQEAKRKQLVERVSREIIENLLTSDSNNPVVQEIKSELEKEFQQKLIFRYPPSGEEMQILKLGPHGPEELKPEEKDAVLNKLWEITLVKVNETML, from the coding sequence ATGACTATCAACCCCTTTCTTGTCAAAAGCGTCATACGCGTCTATGATCGCCAACTAACCAATGGGCGAAGAATAGCCAGACTAAAAAAATACTTGCAACAGTCTGGAGGGGGGGACTCCGTAACCATCTCACAAGAAGCAAAAAGAAAACAACTGGTGGAAAGGGTATCCAGAGAAATAATAGAGAACTTACTAACCTCTGACAGCAATAATCCTGTTGTGCAAGAAATAAAGTCTGAGCTAGAAAAAGAATTTCAACAAAAACTAATTTTTCGCTATCCTCCATCCGGAGAAGAAATGCAAATTTTGAAGCTAGGTCCTCATGGTCCGGAAGAATTAAAGCCCGAGGAAAAAGATGCGGTTCTGAACAAGCTCTGGGAAATTACCTTGGTTAAGGTCAATGAAACCATGTTATAA
- a CDS encoding NAD(+)/NADH kinase, translating to MYNHFKNIVIITKAQNKDALSLALQIEAWLMARNLKSWTLDNQVQSTIIDIGSLKPDLILVLGGDGTILSVARKITTSDVPFLGVNLGQVGFLAEISPVNWQEQLEIILGGTYRISERLVLSFKVIRQGKVFKEGQAINDLVVHRGGLARLINLDLTLGSQKFGHLRADGIIFATPTGSTAYSVSAGGPLVYPELDAFVVTPICPFLQNFRPLVLPGRERARIYIQDIDPEIMLTVDGQAGYSLNFGDVVEIEKSEKRFKLISPENVDFVQKLVERKFLNRG from the coding sequence ATGTACAATCATTTTAAAAATATAGTCATCATTACCAAGGCACAAAATAAGGATGCCCTCTCTTTGGCTTTGCAGATTGAGGCCTGGCTGATGGCCAGGAATCTTAAATCCTGGACACTGGATAATCAAGTTCAAAGTACTATAATCGATATAGGTTCGTTAAAGCCGGATCTGATTTTAGTTCTGGGGGGAGATGGGACTATTTTAAGTGTGGCCAGGAAGATCACTACCTCTGATGTTCCTTTTTTGGGTGTTAATTTAGGTCAGGTGGGTTTTTTAGCCGAGATTTCGCCCGTCAATTGGCAGGAACAATTGGAAATTATTCTAGGTGGAACTTACCGTATTTCCGAACGACTGGTTTTAAGTTTTAAGGTAATTCGTCAGGGAAAAGTGTTTAAAGAAGGTCAGGCCATAAATGATTTGGTCGTTCATCGGGGAGGCCTGGCCAGGTTGATTAATCTGGACCTGACCTTGGGCAGTCAAAAGTTCGGGCATCTTCGAGCGGACGGAATTATATTCGCAACTCCTACAGGCTCTACGGCATATTCTGTCTCAGCCGGCGGTCCTCTTGTGTATCCGGAACTCGATGCCTTTGTTGTCACTCCGATTTGTCCTTTTTTGCAAAATTTCAGGCCCTTGGTTTTGCCTGGCCGGGAAAGGGCCCGCATCTACATTCAGGATATAGATCCGGAAATAATGTTAACTGTTGACGGGCAAGCCGGCTATAGCCTGAATTTTGGTGATGTCGTGGAAATAGAAAAGTCAGAAAAGAGATTTAAACTGATCAGCCCTGAGAATGTTGATTTTGTCCAGAAGCTGGTCGAAAGAAAATTTCTAAACAGGGGGTAG